Proteins found in one Salinimonas lutimaris genomic segment:
- a CDS encoding aldo/keto reductase, which translates to MKHTQLGSSGLQVTDICLGTMTWGIQNTQADADAQIEMALDAGINFMDTAEMYPVPPGEKTYADTERFIGNWLARNPQRRKEFVLMTKIAGSGVRWIREGGNITGDAVLAAVDASLERLNTDYIDVYQLHWPNRTTAHFGKHWPGATDPRQVDREAEVAGMRDILIGLKAALDSGKIRHWGLSDDSPWGIHTFLTLCKEMNIPRPVSIQNEFSLLHPKDWPYLIEMCELEDIAYLPWSPLATGILSGKYLNGQVPQGSRWTLSQRHGLYRNTPQTHAATAKYVDIAKDAGMTPSQLALAWCRQVPGVRSTIIGATSTSQLQENIDAFTIELSEDTLARISEILQEYPATY; encoded by the coding sequence ATGAAACACACGCAGTTAGGCAGTAGTGGCTTACAGGTAACAGATATCTGTCTGGGTACAATGACCTGGGGAATTCAGAATACTCAGGCGGATGCAGATGCGCAGATTGAGATGGCGCTGGACGCCGGTATCAACTTTATGGATACCGCCGAAATGTACCCGGTCCCCCCTGGTGAAAAGACCTATGCCGATACCGAAAGGTTTATTGGTAACTGGCTGGCCAGAAATCCGCAGCGCCGTAAAGAATTTGTGCTGATGACGAAAATTGCAGGTTCGGGTGTTCGCTGGATTCGCGAGGGTGGCAACATCACCGGTGATGCAGTACTGGCGGCAGTTGATGCGTCACTGGAGCGTCTGAATACTGATTATATCGATGTGTATCAGCTACACTGGCCAAACCGCACCACGGCGCACTTTGGTAAGCACTGGCCCGGCGCTACAGATCCGCGTCAGGTTGACCGGGAAGCAGAAGTGGCAGGAATGCGCGATATTCTTATCGGTCTGAAAGCAGCACTGGATAGCGGCAAAATTCGTCACTGGGGATTATCTGACGACAGCCCGTGGGGTATTCATACCTTTTTAACCCTGTGTAAGGAAATGAATATTCCCCGCCCGGTTTCTATTCAAAATGAATTCAGTCTGCTGCATCCTAAAGACTGGCCGTATCTGATTGAAATGTGTGAACTGGAAGATATTGCCTATCTGCCATGGTCACCGCTGGCAACGGGTATTCTTAGCGGTAAATATCTGAATGGTCAGGTTCCGCAGGGCTCTCGCTGGACACTGTCACAACGACATGGCCTGTACCGCAACACCCCACAAACGCATGCTGCGACGGCAAAATACGTGGATATAGCAAAAGATGCCGGGATGACACCCAGTCAGCTGGCCCTGGCATGGTGTCGACAAGTACCGGGAGTGCGTTCCACTATTATCGGAGCAACCAGTACCTCGCAGCTACAGGAAAATATTGATGCGTTTACCATCGAATTAAGCGAAGACACGCTGGCGCGCATTAGTGAAATACTGCAGGAATACCCGGCGACTTACTAA
- a CDS encoding chemotaxis protein: protein MAGLKFDSIKSRLLLMTLICVLGMSMLVASQYIFTQRLVTLNQQRDMLLRLGQDLLQMRRHEKDFLLRHQIDYFNRFNSRAAQFNHHLNKLTPLFNRFALPIEQSGELAEGLQRYQQLFHEVVKLQLRIGLTSNDGLHAQLTETEKQLTTRFNTGTVIYGQLMAARIAARDFMATRDKAYIQAFEQAIDSVRRQGKFPTQSMEARQLEQYEQHFQALSSGLIRMGVTHNTGLRGEFRSQAHAVEEQLHSIDVALQPLIREQEQQVQLYGITIAGLTSVALILLLIKSFATFHRSFANFVMFFYRCKRQYQRIDTRQLGFAEFKSLAELANEMVESRRDIEAQLASAKARLGEAEAGSSHKIQDA from the coding sequence GTGGCAGGTTTGAAGTTTGATTCAATAAAATCCCGGTTATTATTAATGACCCTTATCTGTGTGCTGGGAATGAGCATGTTGGTGGCAAGTCAGTATATTTTTACTCAGCGGCTGGTTACGCTTAATCAACAGCGGGACATGCTATTGCGTCTGGGACAGGATTTATTGCAAATGCGCCGGCATGAAAAAGACTTTTTGCTGCGCCACCAGATTGATTATTTTAACCGTTTCAACAGCCGGGCGGCGCAGTTTAATCATCATCTGAACAAACTTACTCCCTTGTTCAACCGGTTTGCACTGCCGATTGAACAGTCTGGTGAGCTGGCAGAAGGGCTACAGCGGTATCAGCAGTTATTTCACGAGGTGGTGAAGTTGCAGCTGCGTATCGGGCTTACTTCCAACGATGGATTACATGCACAACTGACAGAAACAGAGAAACAGCTGACAACACGGTTCAATACCGGGACGGTGATATACGGACAGCTGATGGCTGCGCGTATCGCGGCCCGGGACTTTATGGCCACCCGGGATAAAGCGTATATTCAGGCCTTTGAACAGGCCATAGACAGCGTACGTCGACAGGGAAAATTCCCTACACAAAGCATGGAAGCCAGGCAGCTTGAGCAGTACGAACAACATTTTCAGGCGCTAAGCTCAGGGCTTATCAGGATGGGGGTGACTCATAATACCGGTTTGCGTGGAGAGTTTCGCAGCCAGGCACACGCCGTGGAAGAACAACTGCACAGTATCGATGTAGCCCTGCAGCCGCTGATCCGCGAGCAAGAGCAGCAGGTTCAGCTTTACGGTATTACTATTGCTGGTCTTACTTCAGTCGCACTGATCTTGCTGTTGATCAAAAGCTTTGCGACCTTTCATCGTTCCTTTGCTAATTTTGTGATGTTTTTCTATCGCTGCAAACGTCAGTATCAGCGCATCGACACCCGCCAGCTGGGCTTTGCTGAATTTAAATCCTTAGCCGAACTGGCCAATGAGATGGTAGAGTCGCGCAGAGATATTGAAGCGCAGCTGGCCTCGGCAAAAGCCCGCTTAGGCGAGGCAGAAGCCGGCAGCTCACATAAAATACAGGATGCATGA